In the Deltaproteobacteria bacterium genome, one interval contains:
- a CDS encoding HAD family hydrolase — protein sequence MKKNTAVFLDRDGTINEEVGYLDSIDKLKLFTNTAEAVRLINESGMKAVIITNQSGVARGYFTEEFVKTVHVNIQKTLQGKGAFIDAFYYCPHHPTEGIGDYLQSCTCRKPEAGMLITASEAMDIDLTRSYTVGDMPKDIQVAGKVGAKGILVKTGYGLSNIKQEIAPVSGKKSQPHYIAEDILDAVKWIMNDRR from the coding sequence ATGAAAAAGAATACCGCGGTTTTTCTGGATAGAGACGGCACGATCAATGAAGAGGTGGGATACTTAGACAGTATCGACAAACTGAAGCTCTTTACCAATACAGCGGAAGCCGTCAGGCTGATTAACGAAAGCGGCATGAAAGCCGTGATAATTACCAACCAGTCCGGGGTCGCGAGGGGATATTTCACCGAGGAATTCGTCAAGACTGTTCATGTGAATATCCAGAAAACACTCCAAGGAAAAGGTGCATTCATCGATGCGTTTTATTACTGTCCCCATCACCCGACGGAAGGCATCGGGGACTATCTCCAGTCCTGTACATGCAGAAAACCGGAAGCAGGAATGCTCATCACAGCATCCGAAGCGATGGACATCGACCTTACTCGCTCCTACACGGTAGGAGATATGCCCAAGGACATTCAAGTAGCAGGCAAGGTCGGAGCAAAAGGTATCCTGGTAAAGACCGGCTATGGCTTGAGTAATATCAAACAAGAAATAGCGCCGGTCTCTGGAAAAAAATCCCAACCCCACTACATAGCCGAAGATATACTCGATGCGGTTAAGTGGATCATGAATGATAGACGGTAG
- a CDS encoding Trm112 family protein, whose amino-acid sequence MAISKELLAILACPKCKGDIYLNESGDGLICDRCKLLYEIKDDIPIMLIDEAKKLQ is encoded by the coding sequence ATGGCAATCAGCAAAGAACTTTTGGCCATCCTGGCATGCCCCAAGTGTAAGGGCGACATTTACCTGAATGAATCGGGAGACGGTTTGATCTGTGACCGGTGCAAACTTCTCTATGAGATAAAAGACGACATTCCGATCATGTTGATTGACGAGGCGAAGAAGCTTCAGTAA
- a CDS encoding FecR family protein, which yields MKKSTMKSIRNFLIFALVVQLILPVPLLAAAVGEFTLVTGDVTLIRKGRPIKPNVKTAVETKDVITTGKKAMAKIVLTDGSELTIAQKSKFEIKDFSLQKEKRRAQFSLFLGKLRSQVKKRIGTGSLFQVNTPTAVAGVRGSEFISLVEAQQEATQSTFYAVEESLTVYNPELAAQVVTVDAGQYTVVAAGVAPTAPAAFSPAVLQSIMGDLVSQAPTAVTTAAAAEAGTTAGTATAAGTVAGTVAAGVAAAAAVAAGVAVSTGSTTTTGHHTTTAH from the coding sequence ATGAAAAAATCCACGATGAAATCCATAAGGAACTTTTTGATATTTGCTCTCGTCGTTCAGCTCATATTACCTGTACCATTGCTTGCTGCCGCAGTCGGCGAATTTACCTTAGTTACCGGTGATGTAACCCTTATACGTAAGGGCCGTCCAATCAAGCCGAATGTCAAAACCGCAGTTGAGACAAAGGATGTGATCACAACCGGCAAAAAAGCAATGGCAAAAATAGTATTAACCGACGGCAGTGAACTTACCATCGCACAAAAGTCCAAATTTGAAATTAAAGATTTCTCACTGCAGAAAGAAAAAAGAAGAGCTCAATTTTCTCTCTTTCTTGGTAAGTTACGATCGCAGGTGAAGAAACGTATCGGTACAGGTTCATTATTCCAGGTTAATACACCCACAGCCGTGGCAGGGGTCAGAGGGTCGGAATTTATAAGTCTTGTTGAAGCGCAGCAGGAAGCTACCCAGAGCACGTTTTATGCCGTTGAAGAGTCTCTTACTGTTTACAATCCGGAGTTAGCCGCGCAGGTAGTAACTGTCGATGCAGGACAGTATACAGTGGTTGCAGCCGGCGTTGCACCGACTGCACCGGCTGCTTTTTCTCCTGCAGTATTGCAGAGTATAATGGGTGACCTTGTTTCTCAGGCGCCAACGGCAGTGACAACGGCAGCCGCCGCGGAAGCCGGTACAACGGCTGGTACAGCGACCGCAGCAGGTACCGTGGCAGGTACAGTCGCTGCAGGTGTTGCAGCAGCAGCGGCGGTAGCTGCAGGAGTTGCCGTTTCAACGGGTTCAACTACAACAACGGGGCACCATACAACAACAGCGCACTAA
- the waaF gene encoding lipopolysaccharide heptosyltransferase II, which produces MEDQTVASNKDCRENRYHERMKVRISTRKTFTGAKNILIRGTNWIGDAVMTLPAVAAIRNTFPGARISILVKPWVAEIFHLCKDVDEVIVFESPGPHSGVAGKLRLAKELRTRRFDMAILLQNAIEAAIISWLAGIPVRAGYNSDGRGLFLTHSVQRTEAIRKVHQIEYYLEMVKSLGCRSAEANDFLKPGQEYEILSEKLLSEHGIGREGFVIGLAPGATYGPAKKWFPERFAAVADRLIDDFSAQAILFGSNEDRKSTDLVEQNSHHTLINLAGKTNLKEAIAIIARCNLFISNDSGLMHVAGALNIPTVAIFGSTNPITTSPVGNKSIVIYKGASCSPCLRETCPTDFRCMDVISVEEVYETARGLLTK; this is translated from the coding sequence ACAGGTATCACGAGCGAATGAAAGTCAGGATATCAACACGCAAAACTTTCACCGGGGCAAAAAACATTCTCATACGGGGAACAAACTGGATCGGAGACGCCGTTATGACACTTCCTGCCGTTGCCGCCATCAGAAATACCTTTCCCGGCGCGCGGATATCCATTCTCGTCAAGCCCTGGGTTGCGGAAATCTTTCACCTTTGCAAAGATGTTGATGAAGTCATTGTGTTTGAAAGCCCCGGACCTCATTCAGGCGTTGCCGGAAAACTCAGATTGGCAAAGGAATTAAGGACCAGGAGGTTTGATATGGCCATCCTCCTGCAAAATGCCATTGAAGCCGCCATCATATCCTGGCTGGCCGGGATTCCCGTCAGGGCCGGTTACAATTCCGACGGGAGGGGCTTGTTCCTGACGCACTCCGTCCAGAGGACAGAGGCCATAAGGAAGGTGCACCAGATCGAATACTACCTGGAAATGGTCAAATCCCTCGGATGTCGATCGGCGGAAGCGAACGATTTTCTTAAACCGGGGCAGGAATACGAAATTCTATCAGAGAAGTTGTTGAGTGAGCACGGTATCGGGAGGGAGGGTTTTGTCATCGGATTGGCGCCGGGAGCCACATATGGACCAGCAAAGAAGTGGTTCCCTGAACGGTTTGCAGCCGTTGCCGACAGGCTGATCGATGATTTTTCCGCGCAGGCGATTCTTTTCGGAAGTAATGAAGACAGGAAAAGCACTGATTTAGTGGAACAGAATTCCCATCACACGTTGATCAACCTGGCGGGGAAAACGAATCTAAAAGAAGCTATCGCTATTATTGCCCGATGTAACCTCTTTATATCCAACGATTCAGGTTTGATGCATGTTGCCGGTGCTTTAAATATTCCAACAGTCGCCATCTTCGGATCAACAAATCCTATCACCACTTCCCCGGTAGGAAATAAAAGTATTGTCATCTATAAAGGCGCTTCGTGCAGCCCGTGTCTCAGGGAGACATGCCCGACAGATTTCAGGTGTATGGACGTGATCAGCGTTGAGGAAGTTTATGAAACGGCCAGGGGTCTTTTAACAAAATGA
- a CDS encoding glycosyltransferase family 9 protein, whose product MIDGRTGVTPVCNSNNKRNKIGMNILIVKLSAIGDVIHTLPSLAALRKLYPDANITWVVEEASSDIIKDHPYLDRVIISHRKQWIEDLKHYRIGKPLRKIKSFINDLRAQPYDLVIDFHGLFKSAVVVFLSSGKRKLGYDSMQELSGLFLNEKISEDMGKHAVDRYLDFLRYLGADVKEPEFLIPIREENRTRVDGLLQINDIDKKDRFVAVSPVALWDTKLWEDGKFARLCDRITEELKFRVVFTGSDREKLEHIRSRMRTPSINLGGKTMLRDLAYLYQAASLLITTDSGPMHIAAAAGTPVIALFGPTDPSRTGPYGIGHTVIRKELSCSPCFLKKCDTIKCMHDITVEEVFQAVAEKLRTNSKIIDVEGNKQEG is encoded by the coding sequence ATGATAGACGGTAGGACAGGCGTCACGCCTGTCTGTAATAGTAATAATAAACGAAATAAAATTGGCATGAATATTCTCATCGTAAAATTGAGCGCCATTGGCGATGTTATCCATACCCTTCCTTCCTTAGCCGCGCTCAGAAAACTCTACCCCGATGCGAACATCACGTGGGTCGTCGAAGAGGCATCTTCAGACATTATCAAGGATCACCCGTATCTCGACAGGGTTATTATTTCTCATAGAAAGCAATGGATAGAGGATCTTAAACATTACCGGATCGGCAAGCCCCTTCGTAAAATAAAATCCTTCATAAACGACCTGAGAGCACAACCTTATGATCTGGTGATTGATTTTCACGGGCTCTTTAAAAGCGCTGTCGTTGTTTTTCTTAGTTCCGGCAAAAGAAAATTGGGCTATGACAGTATGCAGGAGCTAAGCGGCCTCTTTCTCAATGAAAAGATTTCGGAGGATATGGGCAAACACGCCGTCGACCGATACCTCGATTTCCTCCGCTATTTAGGCGCCGACGTAAAGGAACCGGAATTCTTGATCCCCATCCGCGAAGAAAACAGAACGAGAGTGGATGGGTTATTGCAAATAAACGACATTGACAAAAAAGACCGGTTTGTAGCAGTAAGCCCCGTAGCGCTCTGGGACACAAAGCTTTGGGAAGATGGAAAATTCGCCCGATTGTGTGACCGGATTACCGAAGAGTTAAAGTTCAGGGTTGTTTTTACAGGAAGCGACCGTGAAAAATTGGAACATATTAGGTCCCGGATGAGGACTCCCTCAATCAACCTGGGAGGTAAAACAATGCTTCGAGACCTGGCCTATTTATACCAGGCAGCTTCGCTCCTTATTACAACCGACTCCGGCCCAATGCACATCGCAGCGGCTGCAGGAACACCCGTCATTGCCCTTTTCGGTCCTACCGATCCATCCCGGACAGGACCGTATGGAATAGGGCATACGGTCATACGCAAGGAATTATCCTGTAGTCCCTGCTTCCTGAAAAAGTGCGACACCATAAAGTGCATGCACGATATTACTGTGGAAGAAGTTTTCCAGGCAGTGGCGGAAAAATTGAGGACAAACAGTAAAATAATTGATGTAGAGGGAAATAAACAGGAGGGATAA